CATGTCACATGATCATAACAAGTTTGTCTCCTCCTTTTATCTGTCCATTCCTCAGGTCGTCCCCTCCCTCCTCCACCGCCTCCTCCAGCCTCCTGCCCCTGCACCTTCTCCTCCACCCGCCCCCTCCATCCAGCCCGCCTATCGCCAAGGGAGTGTCAGGTACCCTTGCTGGACAACAGCTCCTCCCCACCATGCTGGAGCCCCACCCAGCGGACAAATCTCCCCCAACTCGTACCTGCTCCAGACCCCAGCCCCCACTGGTAAGCCCCTCCACTCACATCTCATTAACTGATGCATCCATTATCATCTTACTCATTTTCTGTAATCTGCATTGTTGTCTATTGTGAAAATACTTACTaactaaatgcaatttaatcaaCAAAATGTCATTCAGAACATTGCCAGTGACGCTGCTATCAACAACTCCGATAAAATCAATAAAGCTTTTTGCCACACTATAGggaatgagttttttttttttttttttcttattcctcTTTcttatatctgtatttttatatttgccatttttaaattgtatgcaTCCATATCTGATAATTATTTTCAGACTTTTCAGACACTTTTTGCTAGTTGCTACATCAGTTGTGGTAAAGTAGTATTGTTGTTTCCTaactaaaactgttaaaatagtttggctagtttaaataaatcgagataaaagataaatattagatgaaaaataaGATAATATTCGACATATTTTtgcaactaaatgaaataagttggtactaaaattattacaacaaaaattttattaaatgaaattttatatgtgagtatttttcaaacattaaatatatttttaaaaatgactaaaacaattaaaaatattattcagtCTTTGCAAATACCAAAGAATTAAAAATCAGAATTCAGCCAAattcttaaaactaaaatggaaacaaatataaatgaaggttaaataaataaaaaaatgaaaaataacataaatgctgtcatgaataaagcattataaataGCTTTGTAATGATGTAAACATACATAGTATGGTTCACTTCAATAACACAGTGGATCAGgcttatgtaaaaaaagaaaaaactgttatttcatgactgagacttttttttttttccatgagtCTACTGTAAAGCCCAAATTGATGTAACTTGGAAGGGTTTGGGGATTGCTGCTTTTCTTAACAAGGTTTATATGAATGTCCCTAACATGAAAAGAGATAGGGTTtatcatttgtcattttgtcatgtGCGCCAGTTGAGTATTAGTTGTTGTCCCTAAAAAGGTCATTTTGTTATAGGAAAGATTATATTTAGGACTGTGGAGCTCAGGGTGACAATAAATGgatataaaaaccaaaaaacactgGTTTTCTCACAAGGGCACAACATATATGAAGCACTTATTGTTATGGTGACTTATTACACTTTCACAGCTGTGCAGAACCTCACTATNNNNNNNNNNNNNNNNNNNNNNNNNNNNNNNNNNNNNNNNNNNNNNNNNNNNNNNNNNNNNNNNNNNNNNNNNNNNNNNNNNNNNNNNNNNNNNNNNNNNTTCAACTAATATACTAAATTCTTAAATTGTTATTTAGTATAGTTTAAATACTATTATGTTAGTTTTGcgtttttgtgtgcttttgtcaattttgatttttattactttgcttttattttcttgaagcaatttatttttagtttattttcagCTTGTCTGAGTGGTTCCCTGAAATTCTTATTTCAACTAATAGctcaattacaaaatatttgtatgaCTGAAGCATAAATCAACTGAATTAAAGCCCACCTCTGGGATCGGTGgtcccacacacacatccataagCCACGTTACACACAAAGCTGTATCGGTTGGCGGACTGTCATTGAGGATCTTCCCCACCATAGGTGGTTGAGGAGTTGTGTCACGGTAGTTCGCGATGGCGATCGATCATGAACATCTGATCCCACAGCATGTTAGGAGTCTGATGGAGTCGATGTTATAGTAGATAGTTCTTCACCTTTGAGCAAAACTCGCTGGGAGTTAACACAAACCAGACACCATTAGGGTAGGAATATGAGAGAAcacttaaaaagaaagaatggatgatTGCTCTCACCTGAAAATCTCTCCCAAACTTGCTCTTCAGGTGACTGCAGGAGTATAGAGTCGTAGAGATAGGCCAGGATGCAGCGTTCAGCTGAGGAACAGTCTCTGCAGGATTCCGCCAGACTTGATACAATCCACTCAGCCTGCCGGAAAAGATGCCATATATTCAGTACTGTCCAAATAGCTTAAGGATAAGAATAAGTTGACACCAGAATAAAATATGTAGTTTAAAAAgtagagatatagatatatatatatatatatatatatatcatagtCCAACGATTGAAGGTCCAAATCAATGCAGCTCGAAGACAATCCTACCAAAACTATTGGGcgttttccttaaaaaaaaaaaaagaaaaaaaagaaaagaaataacaataaatataaataaataaaaataataataaaaagtgtgtgagtgtgtattattatgtgtattatatatatatatatatatatatatatatatatatatatatatatatatatatatatatatatatatatatatatatatatatatatataaaatttttttatgtatttatttatttatggaggtgggtttttgtttttttttttttaaaggaaagcgTCAATATAAGCTAGGTGTCTTTCAAGTTGCATTGATTGCAGTTTGGACCTTAAAATGGGTGAACAATAGAGGTCAactataatgtaatgttttccataaatttaatttctttgtgaCAGAAAAGAAGACATGAAACATCTCGGGCGACACTGGATTAAATGACAACGatgttatttttgcatatgaACCTTCGCATACACTCAAAAAATCGCATACAGCAATATGCGCCGAGTGAGACATGATTAAGGCGTACCCATCGAAGACCTGTGCAGTCTGGTCAGGGTTGAGGATGAGGCAGGAATGATATCTCCATAAGCCTTGGCCACAATACAGACAGAGACCTGTAGTGTAGCTGCCACGCCAGGTTGGAGGACTTCAGCAGGAGTTCTGCTTCCACCAGACTCAGCGCTCATTCCAGCAGCTGGAGTAACACATAGCCCGGCAATAATACTTAAGCATACGTATTAAACAGGGCTAAACATCACGACCACCAAAAGGCCAGCAGCAACAATGGAGAAATCATTAAATACTCGCGTTACAGACTATTTGTTGCAACCCCAAGCAGAAAACAGTCATACCTGTATAGCAAAGTCAATGAGGCCACTTATATTGGCGGAGAATGCTCCGCGAGGTCAAAGGTGAACTGGATGTATTGGACCAGTGGGAGGTACAGGACATCCCTAAGGCAAAGCTGGTGATCTGTTCCATAACATTCCTGGACACCTGCGATAATCCAGACAATACGGTGTACCCATCTAGTATAATGAGGTTTCCAGGCGGCGTGATTCACAGcgaattttaaatcaaaaggcTTGAATGCAGTAAACAAGCGCTGCCCAGGTTTACAGAGCCAGTCACggaaaaaacatgcatgcatgccgGGCTGGGCACCAGTTATATCCAGCTGGAGGAGATCAAACGCGCCTGGCGATTTTAAGATGTTCTCGGTCGAATGACTTCGACGTCTGTTTGTATGATCCAGTTATTTCGATTATGATTCAGTGCCATCGCTAACCATTTACAAGAAGGCAAATTACATGATGCCTAATATTTTAAGATGGTTTTAGAATTCAACACCAGTGTGCTTCAGGCTTGATTGTGGTTTATGTAATATTGACAAACTCACTGCCATACAGAcctgtaaaaacacagaaaattcCACATCTTCCACATTGTTTATCTCAAATTTTGCTGGCAAACACAGTAATTTGAATAGGAATCTCTGAGATTGGGATGTTTCATGCGAGGACAAATGTTTCCTATGCAGATGAAAAGAAGACTAATTGGACCTTCCGGCCGATTGTATCTTTACACATTTAACTAtcctttgacattttaattaatacacgCGCAcctattttgttttacagtctTGAGTTTGATCTTTCTGccacataatttatattatttacgtCACTGCATAGATATGCCGTTTAATTATGTTCTTTATAAAGATACTCCTCATCTAATGGCTTGGACATGGGTCTTTATTGGAAAATAGTCATCTTAAAATGTGTTATCAACATTGGTAGAAAGCACGATTTGGAAATTTGGATGTGCCTGCGTATTTCCCAAATCATACAAGATTCTATTAGTTTCAGTAGATCTGTGAAGAGCAACTTCTTTGTGAGCATTGCTTCGCCCATTACCACACTTTACGATAACAGTCCTCTACTTTTACCAATGTGACCGGCTGCACATCTAGAGTCAGAGAGCGGGTGGAAAAAAGAGGAAGCTGCTTTTGGTaccaataaatattattattgccGCAGTATATCACAGTTGAGTCTTTTGAAATATAGGCCTTCTCCAGCTGCTGAGAGTGAGATCAATGCGCCTCCGCTACCATGCTGAGACCCTTCTGTTTAAGCAAAAGACACAAAATTagaggaaaacaaacaacaacaacaggacACAGCAGTTCATTGATGAACATCAGACCCAGGCCTGACAGGTGAAGCCTGGTGCTGGTCAAAAGTGTGACAGGTGCTGAAATTTGAAGAAATATCAACTACAGCCGTGGGAAAGCCTCCAGGTTtactcctcttcctcttctgacCTTCCTCGCCTCCTGGGCAAAAGGAAACAAGAGACAAAAATCAATGGCAGCACAAATGAGAGAGGCGAAGGCCCTTACAGGATTTCAATAAGATGAAACACAGAAATCActattaaagcataaaaaggTGCCGCCATCTAAACgctctttgattaaaaaaagatccCAAGATGGGTGACTTCACAAAAGAGCTATCAGAGAGGCGGACGGGTCAGTGTTGTTAGCCGAGTAGCGAAAATAGTAAAGAGCAGTGGGTTGAGCGGTTTAATATCAGGACCAAGGCAGGTGCTGGGAAATAATGGGATATTTCAATTacctccattaaaaaaaaaaattaaaaaagcaagctCAGGGCAGCACTTTGGGACCAGAAGTCTGCAACTAAGCTTAGATATAATGAGACCATGATTGCCATTAGCATTGAAATGGGGCTGCAGCTATGAATATTCAATGACAACAGAGGAGTTCGAGCGCTATGAAAGACTGTGTCAATAATGGAGGAGAAAAGACTAATGAAATTGAGCATTAATGATGAGGCTTGGTCTCTATTTGGCCCTCAAGGAGAGACATGATCCTAAATGTGTCACTTAGTGCTGGAAGGATGAAGAAGATAAAGCACAGGCCCCACGCAAGAACAACAAGACCGGTGTTACATACCGCAGCAATAAAGATAATAGTTTGGTTGCTAAAAAAAACTTCCACTCCAGGGGATTTTGCAATCCTTTGAATTTATACAAAATCAACTGAAGTCTACATGCTAcggtgtaattatttttgttatattttgtatacaGTAAGTCAGAAAatcatgtattgtttttataggATTCCTGAGATAATAAAACGTTACaataaaaagagcatttatAGTCAACAGAAATCTTTTCCAACAATATACACGCCCATTCAAAACTTTGGGATCAgtaaaaaatttcttttatTAGAAAGAAATTAAACTTTTGAAACTAGGATATGTAGAAAAGCGATAAGGCGTGATggcaagatatatatatatatatatataacatatatatatatatatatatatatataaatataaatataaaaaacatttaccttTGCATTAATCTGTCCCTATGATTATTTAACACCACTCAGACAACCACTATTTGTACGAGTATAGATAAAGtgggaaaaataaaagtgcttggAGAGTCAGATTTGACTGATCACAGGTCGTGTTCATTGGCGGCACCTGTCTCTGCTGTACTCTTGCAGGTTGAGGACCTTCAGGATGTCTTTGGTGATCTTCTTGATGGCGTGTGGAAACTGCATCTCTTTGTTTGCCAACCCCGTGAGAACCACCAGGCAGCTGGTTACACTCGTGACTCGCGCTCTCCTCCTGAACAACCAGTTCCAGGCCCAGTATGAGTCACATACACTTTCATTCAAAACCTTGTGATTGGTAAGGTGTTTATAGGAAGAGGGGGTCTGATACCGACAGATTTACTCTGGATTCATCTACACTGTTAAAGAAGGCTGGACTCTCATGCTAAACATGGTCCAACGTTTTAAGAAACTTTTCTGTATGTATGGAGTAATTCTAGTGACAAATACTGCATGAGCATGGCCCTTATAGAAACCAGAGTGATTATTGTAGCCTATTGATATGCAGTTATTTTGAACATAcaaaaatttttactttatataataaataaacttgaataGCTTGGAAATAGAAAAGCACTTAACATGAATTTTCTTTATCAATTTAGCAAAAACCCATTGCTGCCCCCCAAGCTGATTGATATTAAATACAAGTTAAGTACAAGGCTGCAGTATTCTTgaagtatacagtatatttttgcCTCCGATCACAGCATAGTTAATGAACAACCTAGCTGTTAAAGAAGCTAATCTAAGAccacttattttacatttagaattacatatggaacaataataaaaaatggttttattttatttattttaaatttcactGTAACAATATGAATACCATCAAAccgtattttaatgttttttaaaatgtaatttattcttgtgatcaCAAGCTGCATCCTTACTCCAGTCTCCAGCATCCACATGCTccttagaaatcattctaatgtgttTTCTGCTCCGGAACCATTTAGTAttaatgtttgaaaacagtttgtttttttgtagaaacccTTTCCTGCACTTAAAGAAAAAGGCCCCTTTTTGTTTACTAGCACTGACATTTTACTTTAGGaccaattattattgttaacttCGAGCAGCATTACTACTAGCATATTGGTGATTTATTAATACTTCTAAGCCCAGCACATTGGCAAaacttattctgcatgaccatgaCCACCGTCGCTTAATCAGTACCACCGAGGTATTACTAGGCTAGGTAGGAGTTGGGTGAATTGGTCTCCAAACTATAGTGTGACCCCTCGTTAACTCAACTATATCTATGCATTTTGTGAAAGCATCACTTCCCCACCTTGTATTCACCTGAGGAATGGGGAAGTGGGTAGCGTACTGTATGTAGCTTGAAGGGCTGCTCGTAAACCAGCCCCAGGAAAGGCGGGTCCATGCCCTTATCCTTGGCAGTATTTTTGCTCTCCTGCTCTGAGACAGGTTTCTCCGGTGAAGAGGCTTCCCTTTGACTCACCATGTGCATTGGAGGAGAAAACATCTGCTGAAGGTTTGAGCAGCCAAAACATATAGTCAGTGACTTGGTTAACAAGCATCAGGTACCAAACAGACAAGTGTAATTAGAAACTTGGTTGTCAACATAAATCAAAGTTAAGCGCTGGAGTTGTGATCTATCTCCATTGACTACGGACATACCAGtatcctaaaaaaataaaacaaatggaaTTAATAGCAATAAAGTCCAGCCAATCATTTCGAAGATTGTGGCGAAGGTGCTTGCCTCCATTTTAACGCTCATTTCACCATCCTGCTCACTTTGCGCTCGGATTACCATCCGAGGTTACCGTGGCTGGGAGAAGCGTGGCGAGGGCGGAGATGGGATGGGTCGGAGCCAGGTCACGCGAGTAAGGAGGTGCAcatgtagatttttttgtgtgagaAGGCGTCGTGGCGGATGAGCTCGCAAGAAGAGGAGGGCGAGATTGGAGGAGCTCTTTGGCTGCGCTCTGCGTTCCCGGTTTCAACCGAAGACACAAGAGGAGGGCAGAGTTTAGTTCATTTCAAGTAAAGTCAGCTTTATTGTCATTCTGCTACTCATTAATACTTGAACACATATTGGAATGAAATCGCAGAACCACAGTGCTTCATACCAGTTAACATGAACATAAACATGCAATAATGCAAGTATATGACAAAAACAATTGAGCTTCATAAGGCACAGTTAACCATCGGATTACTACATGCATACACTATAAATATTACAAGACGATTGATAAGCGCATATACAATAAACTGTACATGAAGTTGTACAAAAGAGATAtttgaaatttcatttaaaatgagtaTCCATCTCTAAAGTGGTTAATGGAAGGACACTTAATTATGACTGTCAAAACTATTAATCGCATccaatataaatgtttgtgttttactcAGTATGTGtgtaattgtgtatttttatgcatataatatatgcatttgctatatattaaacaaatatgtatatgtttgtgtgtgtgtatgttacaTAATGTGTAATATTCATCTATACATATTCATACAGCATGCACCAGTGTAAAACAGTAggaaagtaatttttattttggatccaATTAATCATCCTCTCGTTTTAATCCCATATCAGTGAAAGTAAACATAATTCTGCATAGCGCTAATGGTACTCATTTTCAATACATCTTTGtaagtaataatttaaaatttcttAAAGAAGTGAACGTGATTCACACAGTTGCATAAACTGTTTTGTCtagctttattaaataaataaatgcaaaaacaacaaattaataatatttacttaagtCTAAACATGTCTTAAATATACCATCAAAGcaatatttaacttaaaatgaataagttagaaaaaaaattatttttaaatacattttgagacCCCTTCTTGAAtcaggcatgtatttttttactgtaaagtaaAAGCAGCCTTAGCGGCGTTCACAGTGGCTTATTTTGTGCACTCAAGTTCGTCATTTCAAGTGTAGCCCCACAGTTTGCGTTTTTTCAGACGCATCCGCGCAGCGTAGAGATAAAAGCATTTCAACTTTTCAGAACGCAGCTAGCGCACCGCGGGTCACGGACAAGAAGCAATCAATCAGCGTCATCCGTTCCCGTAACAACATTAAACGTTCAAGCAAAATAAAGCAACGGTTGGTAAAAGCTGTACAGGGATagtcattttaaagcaaatttagtttaaaatgtggACTCACTGAGCACAGGAGCTTGTGTGTCAGGAACTGAAGCAGGGCGTCCTGGAAAACGGGCAGAGTGGCAGCAGACAGAGACCCTGAGGACACAGAGCCCTTCTCATCCACGACCTCCGACTCTCCACACCgctgaaaacacacagggaACACAGCGCTGTGAAAACCGTCCGAGCAGCATCGAGGCTAAAGATAAACACAAGAGCCCAGCGGCACCTCTGCCTCGATCTCCGTCTGCCTCTTCTCCAGGAGTTTGGCCACCACCATGGCTCTGTGCGGCCCTGACCTTTTACAGGAAACAGCCCACTCACACAGCAGGGTCACCACCGCGTCGTCGTCTGGACTCATCTAGAGTTATCGGCGCAGTACACAGCAAACATCAGATCCAGCTAAAACAGCTCAGCATAAGCGGTACTGCGTAGTTATTACAGTAACTACACTGTCATTACCATAATGCTGTCAAGCTCCTGAGCGTCAAATaggtttattcaaatattatcatcatttaaaataacttttctatttgaatttatAATCAAAGTTGAAGTATTTGAGTCTTGAGTGtcacagaaataattttatcatatgatttgctgctttaaaaaaacaaagcaataataattaatattattatcaaattatgaaatagaaatcttatgcaacatgaatgtctttactgtcacttctgatcaatttaattttacatcttatttttaataaaaaaaaaaaaaattcttatagTGCCCAAAAATCAGCAAAACCCCATGACGACAAATTAAAAGCACAGCTGTATGTACCTCGTGTCCGTCTTTGCTCTGTCCTGAGCCAAAAATCCGGTTATAGAGAGAATCCAGGAATTGCTGAAGTCAGACTTCTCAAAGCTGTGGTTATCCAAAACCTCCAACGTATGCAGAACCGGCTGATGGTGAAACCTACCGAACACACGGCTCATACATTACACAGGCTTAACCAGGAGAAAACAAGTCCGCCCATAATGAGCAGGGCTGCAcgattaaagaaaagaaatcataaATCTTTAGTTTCAAGCATGTTTACATAAATAACCATAAATAGTGTAAAATAATCCTTtgattattaacaaaaaagtgcattctttaattagaaaataaaatccaCCTTTAACAATTTagcttttatatgaaaaattataatactaatggatatatatatatatatatatatatatatatatacacacatacatacatacatatacacacacaaatatatatatataaaaaaatgtttatatatatattaaaaaaattatatatatatatatatatatatatatatatatatatatatatatatatatatatatatatatatatatatatttttttttttttttttttttttttttttggccttgtAGTTAAGGTCATTTCATAATCAAGGTAAAGTGTTTAGTTAATCAACTGATTTTTAGGTTTCTCATTCATGCCCACCTGCTGTCGTCTCCTGACACTTATCGAAAGACCAGCGAAACTCAACCCTGCCCTCTCTCTTTGATCTGATCTTCAATCTCCCCTCACCTTGGCACGGACCTAAGAAACATCATTCTTTTAGATGAAGTGCTGAGAT
The genomic region above belongs to Puntigrus tetrazona isolate hp1 chromosome 14, ASM1883169v1, whole genome shotgun sequence and contains:
- the LOC122357529 gene encoding mediator of RNA polymerase II transcription subunit 12-like; this encodes MSPDDDAVVTLLCEWAVSCKRSGPHRAMVVAKLLEKRQTEIEAERCGESEVVDEKGSVSSGSLSAATLPVFQDALLQFLTHKLLCSQMFSPPMHMVSQREASSPEKPVSEQESKNTAKDKGMDPPFLGLVYEQPFKLHTVRYPLPHSSGEYKVGK